A region from the Salvelinus sp. IW2-2015 unplaced genomic scaffold, ASM291031v2 Un_scaffold6044, whole genome shotgun sequence genome encodes:
- the LOC112078662 gene encoding long-chain fatty acid transport protein 2, translating into DSVSCLLCLCPSLSPPPELRGAVEEVLPTLRERSISVFVLGEEEEKCVTEGVNTLSSSRIQQASDQPLDPQLRSKVTLKSPALYIYTSGTTGLPKAAVITHERLYMASSMQAISGVASDDVIYIYLPLYHTAGFMMGLTGAIERGNTVVLRRKFSASNFWDDCRNHKVTVIQYIGEIMRYLCNSPKKDNDRHHKVRLALGNGLRADTWSEFLQRFGDVCVCECYGATEGNVGFINYTGKVGAIGKEHFLHKVRLLSGTIMAVPNTSLFPL; encoded by the exons GATTCTGTCTCATGCTTGCTCTGtctgtgtccctccctctctcctcccccagagTTGCGTGGAGCGGTAGAGGAGGTGCTCCCCACCCTGAGGGAGAGGAGTATAAGTGTGTTTGTgctgggtgaggaggaggagaagtgtgTGACGGAGGGCGTGAATACTCTGAGCAGCAGCAGGATACAACAGGCCTCAGATCAACCTCTGGACCCACAGCTCAGGTCAAAGGTCACCTTAAAGAGCCCTGCCCTCTACATCTATACGTCAGGAACTACAG GTCTGCCGAAGGCTGCGGTGATCACACATGAGAGGCTGTACATGGCCTCCTCTATGCAGGCCATCTCAGGTGTGGCCTCTGATGATGTCATCTACATCTACCTGCCTCTCTACCACACCGCCGGCTTCATGATGGGTTTGACTGGAGCCATAGAGAGag GCAACACCGTTGTCCTGAGGCGtaaattctctgcctctaacttcTGGGATGACTGCAGGAATCACAAGGTGACAGTGATCCAGTACATAGGAGAGATCATGAGGTACCTCTGTAACTCACCCAAG aaAGATAATGACAGGCATCACAAGGTACGTCTGGCCCTGGGTAATGGGCTTAGAGCAGACACCTGGTCAGAGTTCCTGCAGCGTTTTGGTGACGTCTGTGTCTGTGAATGTTACGGAGCCACCGAGGGAAACGTCGGCTTCATCAACTACACCGGGAAAGTGGGAGCGATCGGCAAAGAGCATTTCCTTCATAAAGTGAGACTACTGTCTGGGACAATAATGGCCGTTCCAAATACcagcctattccctttatag